The Paracoccus sp. MC1862 genome includes a window with the following:
- a CDS encoding ABC transporter ATP-binding protein — MNHHSQGQPLLQAEGLKLRFGGIIAADGIDLSLFAGEHLAIIGPNGAGKTTFLNICTGYLKPDAGKVSVSGQEITGRPPRRITRMGVARAFQIPQLFTEQTVLENMLLAGSIRERRWNLLRRLDCIPERVEMEHLLDLVGCADVRDRLASELPEGKRKLVDIALALALKPKVLLMDEPTSGVASADKFGVMETLMNALREAQVSSVFVEHDMEMVKLYATRVAVWAQGVIQMTGEPEIVLNDPDVIRNVIGS, encoded by the coding sequence ATGAACCATCACAGCCAGGGGCAGCCGCTGCTGCAGGCCGAGGGGCTGAAGCTTCGCTTCGGCGGGATCATCGCCGCGGATGGCATCGACCTGTCGCTGTTCGCGGGCGAACACCTTGCCATCATCGGCCCGAACGGCGCGGGCAAGACGACCTTCCTGAACATCTGCACCGGCTACCTCAAGCCGGATGCAGGCAAGGTCTCGGTCAGCGGGCAGGAGATCACCGGCAGGCCCCCGCGCCGGATCACCCGGATGGGCGTGGCTCGCGCCTTCCAGATCCCGCAGCTGTTCACGGAACAGACGGTGCTGGAAAACATGCTGCTGGCGGGTTCGATCCGCGAGCGGCGCTGGAACCTTCTGCGCCGCCTCGACTGCATACCCGAGCGGGTGGAAATGGAGCATCTGCTCGACCTCGTGGGCTGCGCGGATGTCCGGGACCGGCTGGCCTCGGAACTGCCCGAAGGCAAGCGCAAGCTCGTGGACATCGCGCTGGCCCTGGCCCTGAAGCCCAAGGTCCTGCTGATGGACGAGCCGACCTCGGGCGTCGCCTCGGCCGACAAGTTCGGCGTAATGGAAACGCTGATGAACGCGCTTCGCGAGGCGCAGGTCAGTTCGGTCTTCGTCGAACACGACATGGAGATGGTGAAGCTCTACGCCACCCGCGTCGCCGTCTGGGCACAGGGCGTCATCCAGATGACCGGAGAACCCGAGATCGTGCTGAACGATCCCGACGTGATCCGCAACGTGATCGGAAGCTGA
- a CDS encoding plasmid partitioning protein RepB C-terminal domain-containing protein, whose protein sequence is MSTEYVSMIAGLLEKGEERLVSAVETGVLPLNLAIQISKTDAKGAQKALMDAYTQNKLRGRKLALVRRLIQQRELRGPQIQNNPIGRRGAKRALTSEGLVRAYQQEATRQKLLLKNCSGSGPPVRSRNSLCYRRERRAVADCLLEGLTPLKNVAHGSMRT, encoded by the coding sequence GTGTCCACCGAATACGTGAGCATGATCGCCGGGCTGCTCGAGAAGGGAGAGGAGCGCTTGGTGTCTGCAGTGGAAACCGGGGTCCTGCCTCTGAACCTCGCCATCCAGATTTCCAAGACCGACGCGAAGGGCGCGCAGAAGGCGCTGATGGACGCCTACACCCAAAACAAGCTGCGCGGCCGGAAGTTGGCGCTCGTGCGCCGCCTGATCCAGCAGCGGGAACTGCGCGGCCCGCAGATCCAGAATAACCCTATCGGACGCCGGGGAGCGAAACGGGCGCTAACAAGCGAAGGCCTCGTACGGGCCTATCAGCAGGAGGCCACACGTCAAAAGCTGCTGCTAAAAAACTGTTCCGGGTCTGGCCCTCCTGTGCGCAGTAGAAACAGCTTGTGCTATCGTCGCGAGCGGAGGGCAGTTGCCGATTGCTTATTGGAGGGACTCACCCCGTTAAAAAACGTGGCACATGGGTCGATGCGCACTTGA
- a CDS encoding branched-chain amino acid ABC transporter permease, producing MKKGLIAFAALLVLLALLPFVASNMVVFATMVLAKGLAVLGILVLLRADQVSFGHAMFFAAGAYTAAFLTAAWRDIDLILLLVATLAVTGIAGLLIGIFVTRYRGIFFGMINLAFSMVLYSILEKAFHITGGSDGLRIRRPTLLGFEFSRSEFDLVMFYAALAIAAICCVLVGRYLLSPLGQALRAVKTNETRVEYLGLSAKSVLLTGYVISAMLCGLGGVLMGLVQGLASPEHAFWSRSAELVFIAVLGGQGHIAGAFAGTLVFEWVRTSAAALLDDSWQLILGVTLIAIILWAPGGLVQLWYRLAGRRATSDRVGSESEVGK from the coding sequence ATGAAAAAGGGTCTCATCGCCTTCGCGGCGCTGCTGGTTCTGCTGGCGCTGTTGCCGTTCGTGGCGTCGAATATGGTCGTCTTCGCGACGATGGTTCTGGCCAAGGGACTGGCCGTGCTGGGCATCCTGGTGCTGCTGCGGGCCGATCAGGTCTCGTTCGGCCACGCGATGTTCTTCGCCGCCGGCGCCTACACGGCCGCCTTCCTGACGGCGGCCTGGCGCGACATCGACCTGATCCTTCTGCTGGTCGCCACCCTGGCGGTCACCGGGATTGCGGGGCTGCTGATCGGCATCTTCGTGACACGCTATCGCGGCATCTTCTTCGGGATGATCAACCTGGCGTTCTCGATGGTGCTCTATTCGATCCTCGAAAAGGCCTTCCACATCACCGGCGGCTCTGACGGATTGAGGATTCGGCGCCCGACCCTGCTGGGGTTCGAGTTCAGCCGCAGCGAGTTCGACTTGGTGATGTTCTACGCGGCCCTTGCCATCGCCGCGATCTGCTGCGTGCTGGTCGGGCGCTACCTGCTGTCGCCGCTCGGACAGGCGCTGCGCGCCGTCAAGACCAACGAGACCCGGGTCGAATATCTCGGCCTGTCGGCGAAATCCGTTCTTCTGACCGGCTATGTGATCTCGGCCATGCTCTGCGGGTTGGGCGGCGTGCTCATGGGGCTGGTGCAGGGACTGGCCTCGCCAGAACATGCGTTCTGGTCCCGCTCGGCCGAACTTGTCTTCATCGCCGTGCTGGGCGGGCAGGGCCATATCGCCGGGGCGTTCGCGGGAACGCTGGTCTTCGAATGGGTCCGCACCTCGGCCGCCGCGCTGCTGGACGACAGCTGGCAACTCATTCTCGGTGTCACGTTGATTGCCATCATCCTCTGGGCGCCGGGCGGGCTGGTCCAGTTGTGGTATCGCCTTGCGGGCCGGCGGGCGACATCGGACCGGGTCGGATCGGAAAGCGAGGTGGGCAAATGA
- a CDS encoding branched-chain amino acid ABC transporter permease has translation MNIAALALLDGLAYASLLFLVAVGLTLIFGVLGILNVAHGSLYAIGAYATATLGQWLVAQGFNPWLTFPAMIVAAVAVGVLLGGLIERLLLRRIYSKDPVLQLLVTFAVFMILENLQRMIWGVQPYFMATPLTLLGNVQILGINYTAYQVLFLPAAAIVVLFTLRYFLRHTNMGAQILAVTEDREAATAIGINASRVYFMTFVIGACFAALGGALATPTTSLVTGMGANMIVLSFAVAATAGLGQIEGAAISALIIGIARSFAVYLSPEIEVIMPYLIMVLVLLVRPNGLFGKETVRKI, from the coding sequence ATGAACATTGCTGCCCTGGCGCTACTGGACGGCCTTGCCTACGCGTCACTGCTTTTTCTCGTAGCGGTTGGTCTGACGCTCATCTTCGGGGTGCTTGGCATCCTCAACGTCGCCCACGGCAGTCTCTATGCCATCGGCGCCTATGCCACGGCGACCCTGGGACAATGGCTTGTCGCGCAGGGCTTCAATCCGTGGCTGACCTTCCCGGCGATGATCGTTGCCGCAGTTGCTGTGGGGGTCCTGCTGGGCGGGCTGATCGAGCGATTGCTGCTGCGGAGGATCTATTCGAAGGATCCGGTCCTGCAGTTACTTGTGACCTTTGCGGTCTTCATGATCCTTGAAAACCTTCAGCGCATGATTTGGGGCGTCCAACCCTACTTCATGGCGACTCCGCTGACGCTGCTGGGCAACGTCCAGATACTTGGGATCAACTATACCGCCTATCAGGTGCTGTTCCTGCCAGCCGCCGCGATCGTTGTCCTGTTCACGCTGCGCTACTTCCTGCGGCACACCAACATGGGCGCCCAGATCCTTGCCGTCACCGAGGATCGCGAGGCCGCGACCGCCATCGGCATCAACGCAAGCAGGGTCTATTTCATGACCTTCGTGATCGGCGCCTGCTTTGCGGCGCTTGGCGGCGCGCTCGCGACGCCCACGACATCACTGGTGACTGGCATGGGGGCAAACATGATCGTGCTGTCCTTCGCCGTGGCGGCCACAGCCGGGCTGGGCCAGATCGAAGGCGCGGCCATCTCGGCCCTGATCATCGGGATCGCGCGGTCCTTCGCCGTCTATCTCAGCCCCGAGATCGAGGTGATCATGCCCTATCTCATCATGGTGCTGGTCCTTCTGGTGCGCCCCAACGGCTTGTTCGGCAAAGAGACCGTGAGGAAGATCTGA
- a CDS encoding ABC transporter ATP-binding protein produces MLSLSKVDASINNIPILRDISFTVDAAETVALVGRNGAGKTTLLRTIMGFTTCHGEMRFDGADLRAVDPHLRPGLGIGYAPEDRRLFSRFTITENILLPAQVAKLGEAETASRLDRVYHVLPELRDLGPRPAGSVSGGQGKMVALGRALMLSKRLLLLDEPFQGLAPVLAQRYAEALGRLREMDPTLAIVITESNPELLRSFASRTITVERGQIDSDVPNERTT; encoded by the coding sequence ATGCTGTCGCTGTCCAAGGTCGATGCCTCGATCAACAACATCCCGATCCTGCGCGACATCTCCTTCACGGTCGATGCGGCGGAAACCGTTGCGCTGGTCGGGCGCAACGGTGCGGGCAAGACGACGCTTCTGCGCACCATCATGGGCTTCACGACCTGCCACGGCGAGATGCGCTTCGACGGGGCGGATCTGCGCGCGGTCGATCCGCATCTGCGCCCCGGCCTCGGGATCGGTTACGCGCCCGAGGATCGCAGGCTCTTTTCCCGCTTCACCATCACCGAGAACATCCTGCTTCCGGCGCAGGTGGCGAAGCTGGGCGAGGCGGAAACCGCCAGCCGGCTGGACCGCGTGTATCACGTCCTGCCCGAGTTGCGCGACCTCGGCCCGCGCCCTGCCGGGTCGGTGTCGGGCGGGCAGGGGAAGATGGTCGCGCTGGGCCGCGCCCTGATGCTGTCCAAACGCCTGCTGCTGCTGGACGAGCCGTTCCAGGGCCTCGCCCCGGTCTTGGCGCAGCGCTACGCCGAGGCGCTGGGCCGGTTGCGCGAGATGGACCCGACGCTGGCCATCGTCATCACCGAATCCAATCCCGAGCTGCTGCGCAGCTTCGCCTCTCGCACGATCACCGTCGAACGCGGGCAGATCGACAGCGACGTTCCGAACGAAAGGACGACCTGA
- a CDS encoding zinc-dependent alcohol dehydrogenase family protein — MKTRAAVLKSSPASAPYAESRPLVIETVELDPPGPEEVLVRIEAAGLCHSDLSVINGNRPRPLPMVLGHEAAGTVVEVGSAIRDLKEGDRVVMTFQPTCGSCLPCAEGRAALCIPGAEANGKGVLMSGEIRLHDPEDHHDIHHHCGVSAYADHAVISRHSLVRVDADDIPFEELALFGCAVQTGVGAVLNTCRVQPGQSVAIIGLGGVGMAALLGAVAAGATDIIAIDLAKDKLTFARELGATRCYNAGEEGLVERIRAETGGGVDHAVELAGAVPAFQLAYAITRRGGQTVTAGLAPPSAEFRLPAVNLVADERTVKGSYMGSCVPQRDIPRFIRMYRAGILPVDKLLTGKLRLDEINEGFDKLDRGEAIRQVVVFDHS, encoded by the coding sequence ATGAAGACCCGCGCAGCCGTCCTGAAATCCTCTCCGGCCTCGGCGCCCTATGCCGAAAGCCGCCCGCTCGTGATCGAGACGGTCGAGCTCGACCCGCCCGGCCCCGAAGAGGTGCTGGTCAGGATCGAGGCCGCGGGGCTCTGTCATTCCGACCTCTCGGTCATCAACGGCAATCGCCCGCGGCCGCTGCCCATGGTCCTGGGGCACGAGGCGGCCGGAACGGTGGTCGAGGTCGGATCGGCCATCCGCGACCTGAAGGAAGGCGACCGCGTGGTCATGACCTTCCAGCCCACTTGCGGCAGCTGCCTGCCCTGCGCCGAGGGCCGGGCCGCGCTGTGCATCCCGGGGGCCGAGGCGAACGGCAAGGGCGTCCTGATGTCCGGCGAGATCCGCCTGCATGACCCCGAGGATCACCACGATATCCACCACCACTGCGGCGTCTCGGCCTATGCTGACCACGCGGTGATCTCGCGCCATTCGCTGGTCAGGGTGGATGCGGACGACATCCCGTTCGAGGAACTGGCGCTGTTCGGATGCGCCGTGCAGACGGGCGTCGGCGCGGTGCTGAACACCTGCCGCGTCCAGCCGGGACAGAGCGTCGCCATCATCGGGCTGGGCGGCGTCGGCATGGCCGCGCTGCTTGGCGCGGTCGCGGCCGGCGCGACGGATATCATTGCCATCGACCTGGCCAAGGACAAGCTGACCTTTGCGCGAGAACTGGGCGCGACGCGATGCTACAACGCAGGCGAGGAGGGGCTGGTCGAGCGGATCCGGGCAGAGACAGGCGGCGGCGTCGATCACGCCGTCGAGCTTGCCGGCGCGGTGCCGGCCTTCCAGCTTGCCTATGCGATCACCCGCCGTGGAGGGCAGACAGTGACAGCCGGCCTCGCGCCCCCCAGCGCCGAATTCCGGCTGCCCGCCGTCAATCTGGTGGCGGACGAGCGGACGGTGAAGGGCAGCTACATGGGCTCATGCGTTCCGCAACGCGATATTCCGCGCTTCATCCGCATGTATCGTGCGGGCATCCTACCGGTTGACAAGCTGCTGACCGGCAAGCTGCGGCTGGACGAGATCAATGAGGGCTTCGACAAGCTGGACCGCGGCGAAGCAATCCGGCAGGTCGTGGTCTTCGACCACAGCTGA
- a CDS encoding SDR family oxidoreductase, with protein sequence MAEQAGRLDGKVAIVTGAGGGFGEGIAKLFADEGARVGVLDLRGDAAGKVAAGIGENAVALTADVTSREQMEKAVQTVVDRFGAPDIFVNNAGWTHRNKPMLDVTEEEFDRVYAINVKSIFIMSGIIVPMMRQKGGGSIVNIGSVAGIRPRPGLTWYNSTKGAVNILSQSMAVELAPDKIRVNAICPVMGETGLLESFMGVPDTPENRAKFVATIPMGRMSRPEDIARATLYLASDDAEFITGVLLPVDGGRTV encoded by the coding sequence ATGGCTGAGCAAGCAGGACGGCTGGACGGCAAGGTCGCGATCGTCACCGGCGCGGGCGGTGGCTTCGGCGAAGGCATCGCCAAGCTCTTCGCGGACGAGGGCGCGCGCGTGGGCGTGCTGGACCTGCGCGGCGATGCGGCCGGGAAGGTGGCCGCCGGGATTGGCGAGAACGCGGTGGCGCTGACCGCCGACGTCACCTCGCGCGAGCAGATGGAAAAGGCGGTGCAGACCGTCGTGGACCGTTTCGGCGCCCCGGACATCTTTGTGAACAACGCCGGCTGGACGCATCGCAACAAGCCGATGCTGGACGTAACCGAGGAAGAGTTCGACCGCGTCTACGCAATCAACGTCAAGTCGATCTTCATCATGTCCGGCATTATCGTGCCGATGATGCGGCAGAAGGGCGGCGGGTCCATCGTCAACATCGGCTCGGTGGCGGGCATTCGTCCGCGGCCTGGCCTGACCTGGTACAACTCGACCAAGGGGGCGGTGAACATCCTGTCGCAGTCCATGGCGGTCGAACTCGCGCCCGACAAGATCCGCGTCAACGCCATCTGTCCGGTGATGGGCGAGACAGGGCTGCTGGAATCCTTCATGGGCGTGCCGGACACCCCCGAGAACCGGGCGAAATTCGTGGCCACCATCCCGATGGGGCGCATGTCGCGGCCCGAGGACATCGCGCGGGCTACGCTCTATCTCGCCTCGGACGATGCCGAGTTCATCACCGGCGTCCTGCTGCCGGTGGATGGCGGCCGCACGGTCTGA
- a CDS encoding ABC transporter substrate-binding protein, which produces MNKFTGAASRAAVIAALAPVGAFAQDKPADLNIGITTYSSGAASVFGVPARHAAEMLAEQLNAGGGIDGVPIKLHFIDEGAGLETLLTEYRRLVEDEGMDVMFASISSGVCNKIAPLAEDLEVINFMWDCGTQRILEDDDYEYVFRTQANATPEVLAPLAYLLKEHPDFKTLAVVNQDYAWGRDSWELFQAALKTQRPDVEVVAELFPAFGAADFSAEVSRLQALKPDVILSTSWGGDLDTFVRQAGQRGLFDQSLFVLPLAESSLQRLGDSLPEGAIVGARGDHYFQHPERRDDPEFQKFNEDFKARTGEYPIYSVYHMVQAFAALEAVYAKAIAANGGAWPDKEQIAEAMTGLEFQGFGRPLTIREDGQAIEAQLVGVTGISEEFPFKTIKNIEIYDAEPLMAPVGEESVDWISSFEPGRLDISGTRFEN; this is translated from the coding sequence ATGAATAAATTTACTGGCGCAGCGTCGAGGGCTGCCGTCATTGCGGCACTGGCTCCGGTCGGTGCCTTTGCCCAGGACAAGCCTGCCGATCTGAACATCGGCATCACTACCTATAGTTCGGGTGCGGCATCGGTCTTTGGCGTCCCTGCGCGTCATGCGGCGGAGATGCTCGCCGAGCAGCTCAACGCCGGGGGCGGCATCGATGGCGTCCCCATCAAGCTGCATTTCATAGACGAGGGTGCCGGGCTCGAGACGCTGCTGACCGAATACCGCAGGCTGGTCGAGGACGAAGGGATGGACGTGATGTTCGCCTCGATCTCGTCGGGCGTCTGCAACAAGATCGCGCCGCTCGCCGAGGATCTAGAGGTCATCAACTTCATGTGGGACTGCGGGACGCAGCGCATCCTTGAAGATGACGATTACGAATATGTCTTCCGCACCCAGGCCAACGCCACCCCCGAGGTCCTGGCGCCACTGGCCTACTTGCTGAAGGAACATCCCGACTTCAAGACCTTGGCTGTCGTCAATCAGGACTATGCCTGGGGCCGGGACAGCTGGGAGCTTTTCCAGGCCGCACTGAAGACGCAACGCCCGGATGTCGAGGTCGTGGCCGAGCTTTTCCCAGCCTTCGGGGCTGCCGACTTCTCGGCCGAAGTTTCTCGCCTTCAGGCGCTGAAGCCTGACGTGATCCTGTCCACCTCCTGGGGCGGGGATCTTGACACCTTTGTGCGCCAGGCGGGCCAGCGCGGGCTGTTCGACCAGTCGCTGTTCGTCCTTCCGCTGGCAGAGTCGTCGCTGCAGCGCCTTGGGGACTCGCTTCCCGAGGGTGCGATCGTAGGCGCTCGCGGTGACCACTATTTCCAGCATCCCGAACGGCGTGATGATCCCGAGTTCCAGAAGTTCAACGAGGACTTCAAGGCACGGACGGGCGAATATCCAATCTATTCCGTCTATCACATGGTGCAGGCCTTCGCAGCGCTTGAGGCTGTCTATGCCAAGGCGATTGCCGCCAATGGCGGCGCTTGGCCAGACAAGGAGCAGATCGCCGAAGCCATGACCGGGCTTGAGTTCCAGGGCTTCGGACGGCCCCTCACCATCCGCGAGGACGGGCAGGCGATCGAGGCGCAACTCGTGGGCGTGACGGGCATCAGCGAAGAGTTTCCGTTCAAGACCATCAAGAACATCGAGATCTATGACGCCGAGCCGCTTATGGCACCGGTCGGCGAAGAATCGGTGGACTGGATTTCCAGCTTCGAGCCTGGCCGGCTCGACATCTCGGGAACGCGCTTCGAGAACTGA
- a CDS encoding IS110 family transposase gives MAKKQAGDHSDLKVVNSNAAAIDIGSKMHMAAVHPDRADLPVRVFGTFTRDLHDLADWFRSCGVTSVAMESTGVYWIPAFEILEQHGFDVILVNARYAKNVPGRKTDVSDAGWLRQLHSYGLLRGSFRPAAEIATLRAYMRQRERLIEYAAAHIQHMQKALMEMNLQLHHVVSDITGATRMRIIRAIVSGERDPDVLASFRDVRCHASVETIRAALVGNDRDEHVQAKMADCDRRLEAAVAVLTVKTHGVVAPLPKARVKRKQVNAPSFDIRAALHGVLGVDLTQIHGLGPSLALKLVAECGTDLNAWPSAKHFTSWLCLAPGNKISGGKLLSSRTRRSSSRAAALLRLAAVTIGRSDTALGAFYRRLSSRVGKQKAVTATARKIAVLFYNTLRFGMTYHDPGAAAYDARHRSRVLANLQRRARSLGYALAPAPEAADVS, from the coding sequence ATGGCAAAGAAGCAGGCCGGCGACCACTCGGACCTGAAGGTGGTCAATTCCAATGCCGCAGCGATCGATATCGGGTCGAAGATGCACATGGCGGCGGTGCACCCCGACCGTGCGGATCTGCCCGTGCGCGTTTTCGGCACCTTCACGCGAGATCTGCACGATCTGGCTGACTGGTTCCGGTCCTGCGGCGTGACCAGCGTGGCAATGGAATCCACCGGGGTCTACTGGATCCCGGCTTTCGAGATCCTCGAGCAGCACGGGTTCGACGTGATCCTCGTGAACGCGCGCTATGCCAAGAACGTGCCGGGCCGGAAGACCGACGTCAGCGACGCAGGCTGGCTGCGACAGCTGCATTCCTACGGTCTCCTGCGCGGGAGTTTCCGCCCCGCGGCCGAGATCGCCACTCTGCGGGCCTACATGCGACAGCGCGAGCGGCTGATTGAATATGCCGCTGCCCATATCCAACACATGCAAAAGGCGTTGATGGAGATGAACCTCCAGCTGCACCATGTCGTCTCGGACATCACCGGCGCGACCAGGATGCGGATTATTCGTGCCATCGTGTCGGGCGAGCGGGATCCGGACGTGCTGGCGTCATTTCGTGATGTCCGCTGCCACGCGTCAGTCGAGACGATCCGCGCGGCACTGGTGGGCAACGACCGCGACGAGCACGTTCAGGCCAAGATGGCGGACTGCGATCGCAGGCTGGAGGCAGCGGTCGCAGTGCTTACGGTCAAGACGCATGGGGTCGTCGCTCCCCTTCCAAAAGCGCGCGTGAAGCGAAAGCAGGTGAATGCGCCCTCGTTCGACATCAGGGCGGCCCTTCACGGCGTCCTTGGCGTGGACCTGACCCAGATTCACGGCCTCGGACCGTCATTGGCGTTGAAGCTGGTCGCCGAATGCGGAACCGACCTGAATGCATGGCCGAGCGCGAAGCACTTTACCTCATGGCTCTGTCTTGCACCCGGCAACAAGATATCCGGCGGCAAGCTGCTGTCATCGCGAACCCGAAGATCCTCGAGTCGGGCCGCAGCGCTGTTGCGGCTGGCGGCTGTCACGATCGGGCGCAGTGACACCGCGCTGGGTGCATTCTACCGGCGTCTTTCGTCGCGAGTTGGCAAGCAGAAGGCGGTGACCGCCACGGCCCGCAAGATCGCGGTGCTGTTCTACAACACACTGCGCTTCGGCATGACCTACCATGATCCCGGTGCTGCCGCCTATGACGCGCGGCACCGATCCCGGGTTCTGGCCAATCTGCAGCGTCGTGCGCGATCGCTTGGCTATGCTCTTGCACCGGCACCAGAGGCGGCGGATGTTTCTTAG
- a CDS encoding aldehyde dehydrogenase family protein, with amino-acid sequence MTVPYRRADEVAPAKGFFINNEWRPVAGGRTIPVVAPAEGVVFAEISAGGADEINQAVAAARHAFERGEWSKLSATERGRLLTRLGQLILDNAEDLAALEARDCGKPMKTARADIEAAARYFEYYGGAADKVHGEQIPFMRGYYVTGEREPLGVTGHIIPWNYPAQMIGRTLGPALAMGNATVLKPAEDACLTPLRIAGLSVEAGFPPGAINVVPGLGHEAGSALSEHPGIDFIAFTGSPRVGVMIQTAAAKNHVGCVLELGGKSPQIVFEDADLDAALPVIVGAIIQNAGQTCSAGARVLVQRSIWDKLMPMVAERFAGLRAGLPTDDPDLGPIISARQQESVQGFIDRAKAEGVPVIAEGARHDGAPADGFYVPPAVFGPVPRDNSLALDEVFGPVLAAIPFDDEEDAIELANGTDYGLIAGVWTRDTARAFRVSRKVRAGQVYINAYGAGGGIELPFGGTRKSGHGREKGFEALYEFSALKTLVIKHD; translated from the coding sequence ATGACCGTACCCTATCGGCGCGCCGACGAGGTTGCCCCCGCCAAGGGCTTTTTCATCAACAACGAATGGCGCCCGGTCGCCGGCGGCCGGACCATCCCGGTGGTCGCCCCCGCCGAGGGCGTGGTGTTTGCCGAAATCTCGGCCGGCGGGGCCGACGAGATCAATCAGGCTGTCGCTGCTGCCCGCCATGCCTTTGAGCGCGGGGAATGGTCGAAGCTGTCCGCGACCGAACGTGGTCGCCTTCTCACCCGGCTGGGCCAGTTGATCCTCGACAATGCCGAGGATCTGGCCGCACTCGAGGCCCGCGACTGCGGCAAGCCGATGAAGACCGCCCGCGCGGACATCGAGGCGGCCGCGCGGTATTTCGAATATTACGGCGGCGCCGCCGACAAGGTGCATGGCGAACAGATCCCCTTCATGCGCGGCTATTACGTCACCGGCGAGCGCGAGCCGCTGGGCGTCACAGGCCACATCATCCCGTGGAACTACCCCGCGCAGATGATCGGCCGGACGCTGGGACCCGCGCTGGCGATGGGCAACGCCACGGTGCTGAAGCCCGCCGAGGACGCCTGCCTGACGCCCTTGCGGATCGCCGGGCTTTCGGTCGAGGCGGGCTTCCCGCCGGGCGCGATCAACGTGGTGCCGGGCCTCGGGCACGAGGCTGGTTCGGCCCTGTCCGAGCATCCGGGCATCGACTTCATCGCCTTCACCGGCTCTCCGCGCGTCGGCGTCATGATCCAGACGGCGGCGGCCAAGAACCACGTCGGCTGCGTGCTGGAGCTTGGCGGCAAGTCGCCGCAGATCGTGTTCGAGGATGCTGACCTTGACGCCGCCCTGCCGGTGATCGTGGGCGCGATCATCCAGAACGCCGGGCAGACCTGCTCGGCCGGGGCGCGGGTGCTGGTGCAAAGGTCGATCTGGGACAAGTTGATGCCGATGGTCGCGGAACGTTTCGCGGGCCTGCGGGCCGGGCTTCCGACCGACGATCCCGACCTCGGCCCGATCATCAGCGCAAGGCAGCAGGAATCGGTTCAGGGCTTCATCGACCGGGCAAAGGCCGAGGGTGTTCCCGTGATCGCCGAGGGCGCCCGCCACGACGGCGCTCCTGCCGACGGCTTCTATGTCCCCCCGGCGGTTTTCGGCCCGGTGCCGCGCGATAACAGCCTGGCCTTGGACGAGGTGTTCGGCCCGGTGCTGGCCGCGATCCCCTTCGACGACGAAGAAGACGCCATCGAACTGGCGAACGGAACCGATTACGGCCTGATCGCCGGCGTCTGGACCCGCGACACCGCCCGCGCCTTCCGCGTCTCGCGCAAGGTCCGGGCCGGGCAGGTCTACATCAACGCCTATGGCGCGGGCGGCGGGATCGAGCTGCCCTTCGGCGGCACGCGCAAATCCGGCCACGGCCGCGAAAAGGGCTTCGAGGCGTTGTATGAGTTCTCGGCGCTCAAGACCCTGGTCATCAAGCACGATTGA
- a CDS encoding ParB N-terminal domain-containing protein: MRHDDFESTSQKQVSLIPTDRIRILNPRVRNRRAFAEMVENIARIGLKRPITVAPRPGTDPQEYDPVCGQGRLEAFIELKQNRIPAIVIDADESDCLVMSLVENCARRQHNPIDLMRESVRSVSAATLTARLARRSACPPNT, encoded by the coding sequence ATGAGGCACGACGACTTTGAGTCGACCAGCCAGAAGCAGGTAAGCCTAATCCCGACCGACAGGATCCGCATCCTGAATCCCCGCGTCCGTAACCGCCGCGCCTTCGCGGAAATGGTCGAGAACATTGCCCGAATCGGCCTGAAGCGCCCGATCACCGTGGCACCTCGGCCGGGGACCGATCCGCAGGAATACGACCCTGTCTGCGGACAGGGTCGGCTCGAGGCATTCATCGAACTGAAACAGAACCGCATCCCGGCGATCGTGATCGACGCCGACGAGAGCGACTGTCTTGTCATGAGCCTCGTCGAAAACTGCGCCCGGCGGCAGCACAACCCTATCGACCTGATGCGCGAATCGGTGCGCTCCGTCAGCGCGGCTACACTGACCGCCAGATTGGCGAGAAGATCGGCGTGTCCACCGAATACGTGA